The following proteins are co-located in the Halobaculum roseum genome:
- a CDS encoding transcription factor S, producing the protein MNFCDECGSMMKADDSKWVCDGCGHEELRDETAEAAMTTTQGQEGNTVVDMSDVDESQVGPTVEQKCPECDETRTVRYEMKQIRSADESETRFFTCTECGYKWREDDH; encoded by the coding sequence ATGAACTTCTGCGACGAGTGCGGTTCGATGATGAAGGCGGACGACAGCAAGTGGGTGTGTGACGGCTGCGGTCACGAGGAGCTTCGCGACGAGACGGCCGAGGCGGCGATGACGACGACGCAGGGGCAGGAGGGGAACACGGTCGTCGACATGTCCGACGTGGACGAGTCCCAGGTCGGCCCGACGGTCGAGCAGAAGTGCCCCGAGTGCGACGAGACGCGGACCGTCCGCTACGAGATGAAGCAGATCCGGTCGGCCGACGAGTCCGAGACGCGCTTCTTCACCTGCACCGAGTGCGGCTACAAGTGGCGCGAGGACGACCACTGA
- a CDS encoding SDR family NAD(P)-dependent oxidoreductase, whose amino-acid sequence MREHPEDVAGVGDERLVGRTALVTGSTSGIGREVALSLGRLGAHVIVHGRDAEAGAEVVDAVEDGVNEGTAEFVAADFADPEAVAALADATRDAVRDDDADDGGSLDILVNNAGGYFREGRLTDLGVEYTFHVNHLSPYQLTVDLLDDLAADDFHVLARDREFERRSRSVRAPCSRRNSSIRSARESASSRST is encoded by the coding sequence ATGCGCGAGCATCCCGAGGACGTCGCCGGCGTCGGCGACGAACGCCTCGTCGGGCGGACGGCGCTGGTGACCGGGTCGACGAGCGGCATCGGCAGGGAGGTCGCCCTGTCGCTGGGGCGACTCGGCGCCCACGTGATCGTTCACGGCCGCGACGCGGAGGCCGGCGCCGAGGTCGTCGACGCAGTCGAGGACGGGGTCAACGAGGGGACGGCGGAGTTCGTCGCCGCCGACTTCGCCGACCCCGAGGCGGTGGCCGCGCTCGCGGACGCGACCCGCGATGCCGTCCGGGACGACGACGCCGACGACGGCGGCTCGCTCGACATCCTGGTGAACAACGCGGGCGGCTACTTCCGCGAGGGCCGCCTCACCGACCTCGGCGTCGAGTACACCTTTCACGTGAATCACCTCTCGCCGTACCAGCTCACGGTCGACCTGCTCGACGACCTCGCCGCCGACGACTTCCACGTCCTCGCGCGGGACCGCGAGTTTGAACGTCGTTCCCGTTCAGTACGGGCACCGTGCTCGCGGAGGAACTCATCGATTCGATCAGCAAGGGAATCCGCGTCCTCTCGATC
- a CDS encoding tRNA (cytidine(56)-2'-O)-methyltransferase, protein MTAEVVVLRYGHRPGRDDRMTTHVGLTARALGADRVVLPDNAGQSAETVRDITDRFGGPFEVELRDDQRSFTRGWDGTVVHLTMYGERVQDVEADVRADSVASDTPLLVVVGGEKVPFDFYEAADYNVGVTNQPHSEVAGLAVFLDRLFEGAELEREWDDADRVVLPQETGKRVVDPAEAVAERDGAVEGTDDDSDGG, encoded by the coding sequence ATGACAGCGGAAGTCGTCGTCCTCCGGTACGGCCACCGCCCCGGCCGGGACGACCGAATGACGACCCACGTCGGCCTCACGGCGCGGGCGCTCGGCGCCGACCGCGTGGTCCTCCCCGACAACGCCGGCCAGTCCGCCGAGACGGTCCGGGACATCACCGACCGCTTCGGCGGCCCCTTCGAGGTCGAACTGCGCGACGACCAGCGGTCGTTCACCCGAGGCTGGGACGGGACCGTGGTCCACCTCACGATGTACGGCGAGCGCGTCCAGGACGTGGAGGCGGACGTGCGCGCCGACTCCGTCGCGAGCGACACGCCGCTGCTCGTCGTCGTCGGCGGCGAGAAGGTGCCGTTCGACTTCTACGAGGCGGCCGACTACAACGTCGGCGTGACGAACCAGCCCCACTCGGAGGTGGCGGGCCTCGCGGTCTTCCTCGACCGCCTGTTCGAGGGCGCGGAGTTGGAGCGCGAGTGGGACGACGCCGACCGCGTGGTGCTCCCGCAGGAGACGGGAAAGCGGGTCGTCGACCCCGCGGAGGCCGTCGCCGAACGCGACGGCGCCGTCGAGGGGACCGACGACGACTCCGACGGCGGGTAG